The following proteins come from a genomic window of Heyndrickxia acidicola:
- the trmL gene encoding tRNA (uridine(34)/cytosine(34)/5-carboxymethylaminomethyluridine(34)-2'-O)-methyltransferase TrmL translates to MANHVVLYQPEIPANTGNIARTCAGTGTKLHLIRPLGFSTDDKMLKRAGLDYWRFVDITYYDSLEEFFIKNEGGKFYYIETFGEKAHSDFDFSNVQADYYFMFGRETTGLPQELIEQNKDYCLRIPMNTNIRSLNLSNTAAILIYEALRQQGYPELG, encoded by the coding sequence GTGGCAAATCATGTAGTTTTATATCAACCGGAAATCCCAGCTAATACTGGTAATATTGCAAGAACCTGTGCAGGAACAGGAACAAAGCTTCATTTAATTCGCCCCTTGGGCTTTTCAACGGATGACAAGATGCTGAAACGGGCAGGTCTGGATTATTGGAGATTTGTGGATATAACGTATTATGATTCATTGGAAGAATTCTTTATAAAGAATGAAGGCGGAAAGTTTTATTATATTGAAACCTTTGGCGAAAAGGCCCACTCTGATTTCGACTTTTCAAATGTTCAGGCCGATTATTACTTTATGTTTGGCCGTGAAACAACTGGACTGCCTCAGGAGCTCATAGAACAGAATAAGGATTACTGCTTAAGAATTCCAATGAATACCAATATCCGCTCATTAAATCTATCGAATACTGCCGCCATTTTAATTTATGAAGCGCTGCGGCAGCAGGGGTATCCAGAGCTTGGATAA